The Xylanivirga thermophila genome window below encodes:
- a CDS encoding LuxR C-terminal-related transcriptional regulator has translation MKLKELIIDSGLEYENNYSLNEECDVVIANYAYEKKLVSKYIFIYLNYSQYKKYIVDKEQYKKSIEERYLEPIFFDLVGDLSWNLYLVCVLPSEDYRKISSEELVEFEKNEKYARKLVISELYFSKLIPVGKVIIEDSIREIIDPIDEWYKELNKNGMVFCFDAYSKYKIIDFLEDKNVENGNSLDLTLNNNEENKTQTSCKIEQLKMTEQFRPHCFGLNTELGFGDVNLLFGANGSGKTSILEAIELVMTGEIRKNNTGDIDNDIYYNDLKSEITLQMEGNEIMHIPNNARERKLRESRFYQNRQGTRQKERLNKAFHQYNYYSFEDTFSFCFLGEQPNYSEEFSKIIYGESTKTIEKNWLNYKEKFEQEKASIEKEIKCIVDEVKLLEKIDSSSIQIRLEPLYNLLSEVKLCFDRVEDETNLYSVSNWLLQLNTKLTKIKMLLENFLSESGEIESIKDINDNLDRVAKDRSSLEEKVALVEKNINNIDGFISKLFDDLQQVISDDSSVSEVIEDIKKQINIFNSYILGIKDIEKCNLFLELENKKVNLKQKINVLNYFKDTWGHMANEQITDKSLGDIETLILEKSKKKCKLEKEFKNICDKIITEESKKDSIDNIIIQVKALGMRYFKERNNGTKCPLCDTDFFTKEKFLEAIDKEIEIDDSYYRKLFEEKGVIEKDLSEINIEIEYYATQQRYINMLHEALNFINDNNLLEFDTLLNNRCNDNMEQAVNEVLSLLETNLQQLRNLEHNISSMELEGYDYDFIKETLNYINSIAGTEDSKLTLETITFIKNNIEEGCNSKIIVLTIHEDKEYLIEAIKMGAKGYVMKDAEAEHLIQAVRDVSKGETYLQPTLTGKIIGDIDKTKYRDSLKKRFNDNNLTPREIEVLLLIADGKNNKEIADELYISEKTVKNHVSNIFKKIDVCDRTQAAIYAFKNHLK, from the coding sequence ATGAAACTAAAAGAGTTAATTATTGACAGTGGATTAGAGTATGAAAATAACTATTCCTTGAATGAAGAATGTGATGTAGTTATTGCAAACTATGCGTATGAAAAGAAATTAGTTAGTAAATACATTTTTATTTACTTAAACTATTCTCAATATAAAAAGTATATTGTAGATAAAGAGCAGTATAAAAAAAGTATTGAAGAGAGATACCTTGAGCCAATATTCTTTGACTTGGTAGGTGATTTGAGTTGGAATCTTTATCTTGTATGTGTACTACCAAGTGAAGATTATAGGAAAATTTCATCAGAAGAGTTGGTTGAGTTTGAGAAAAATGAGAAATATGCTAGAAAGTTAGTAATTAGTGAGTTGTACTTTAGCAAATTAATCCCTGTTGGCAAGGTTATCATAGAGGATAGTATTAGAGAGATTATTGACCCCATTGATGAGTGGTATAAAGAACTCAATAAAAATGGAATGGTTTTTTGTTTTGATGCGTATTCAAAGTATAAAATTATTGATTTTTTAGAAGATAAAAATGTTGAAAATGGAAATAGTTTAGATTTAACTTTAAATAATAATGAAGAGAATAAGACGCAGACTTCATGCAAAATTGAACAGTTAAAAATGACTGAACAGTTTCGGCCGCATTGCTTTGGTTTAAATACGGAACTTGGATTTGGAGATGTCAATTTACTTTTTGGTGCCAATGGAAGTGGAAAAACTTCCATACTTGAGGCAATAGAATTAGTAATGACAGGTGAGATAAGAAAAAACAATACTGGTGATATAGATAATGATATTTATTACAATGATTTAAAAAGTGAAATTACGTTGCAAATGGAAGGTAATGAAATAATGCATATCCCTAATAATGCTAGAGAGAGAAAGTTAAGAGAGAGTCGTTTTTATCAAAACAGACAAGGGACAAGGCAAAAGGAGAGACTAAATAAGGCATTTCATCAATATAATTACTATTCGTTTGAGGATACGTTTTCATTTTGTTTTTTAGGGGAGCAGCCTAATTACAGTGAAGAATTTAGTAAAATAATTTATGGTGAAAGTACTAAAACAATAGAAAAGAATTGGCTAAATTATAAGGAAAAGTTTGAACAGGAGAAAGCCTCCATTGAAAAAGAAATAAAATGTATTGTAGATGAGGTTAAACTTTTAGAAAAAATTGATAGCAGTAGCATCCAGATTAGATTGGAACCACTTTATAATTTATTAAGTGAAGTTAAGTTATGTTTTGATAGAGTAGAAGATGAAACAAATTTATATTCAGTATCAAATTGGTTGCTGCAACTTAATACTAAACTGACTAAGATAAAAATGTTATTGGAAAATTTCTTATCTGAAAGTGGAGAGATTGAATCAATAAAAGATATAAATGATAATCTCGATAGAGTTGCGAAAGATAGAAGCAGTTTAGAGGAAAAAGTTGCTTTGGTTGAAAAAAATATAAATAATATAGATGGTTTTATTAGTAAACTATTTGATGATTTACAGCAGGTCATAAGTGATGATAGTTCAGTAAGTGAAGTTATTGAGGATATAAAAAAGCAAATAAACATATTTAATAGTTATATATTAGGAATTAAGGATATTGAAAAATGTAATTTGTTTTTAGAATTAGAAAATAAAAAGGTAAACTTAAAGCAAAAAATTAATGTATTAAATTACTTTAAAGATACATGGGGACATATGGCTAATGAGCAAATAACTGACAAAAGTCTTGGCGACATAGAAACGCTTATACTTGAGAAGTCAAAGAAAAAATGCAAGTTAGAAAAAGAATTTAAAAATATTTGTGATAAGATAATAACTGAGGAATCAAAAAAGGATAGTATAGATAATATAATTATCCAAGTAAAAGCATTAGGTATGAGATATTTTAAAGAAAGAAATAACGGCACAAAATGCCCATTATGTGACACTGATTTTTTCACTAAAGAAAAGTTTCTAGAAGCAATAGACAAAGAAATAGAAATTGATGACTCTTACTACAGAAAATTATTTGAGGAAAAAGGTGTTATAGAGAAAGATTTGAGTGAAATTAATATAGAGATTGAATATTACGCTACTCAACAACGATACATTAACATGTTGCACGAGGCTTTAAACTTTATAAACGATAATAACTTATTGGAATTTGATACTCTACTAAATAACAGATGTAATGATAACATGGAGCAGGCAGTAAATGAAGTATTAAGTTTACTTGAAACGAATTTACAGCAACTGAGGAATTTGGAACATAATATAAGTAGCATGGAATTAGAAGGATATGATTACGACTTTATAAAGGAAACCTTAAATTATATTAATAGTATAGCAGGTACTGAGGATAGCAAACTAACTTTAGAGACGATTACTTTTATAAAAAACAACATAGAAGAAGGATGTAATTCTAAAATTATAGTGTTAACGATACATGAAGACAAAGAATATCTAATAGAGGCTATTAAAATGGGTGCAAAAGGGTATGTTATGAAAGATGCTGAAGCAGAACATCTAATCCAAGCAGTAAGAGATGTATCAAAAGGAGAGACTTATCTCCAACCAACTCTTACAGGCAAAATAATAGGAGACATAGATAAAACTAAATACAGAGATTCTTTGAAAAAACGGTTTAATGATAATAATTTAACCCCTAGAGAAATAGAAGTATTACTATTGATAGCAGATGGAAAAAATAATAAGGAAATAGCAGATGAACTTTATATAAGTGAAAAAACTGTTAAAAATCATGTATCAAATATATTCAAAAAAATAGATGTATGTGATCGTACTCAAGCAGCTATTTATGCTTTTAAAAATCATTTAAAATAG
- a CDS encoding Mu transposase C-terminal domain-containing protein, whose product MGNSSTDAIGPGSVFQIDATVADVYLVSRFNRTHIIGRPVLYIVQDCFSKLIVGLYVGLEGPSWLGAAMALANTAGNKVSFCSQYGIDIQEEEWPVHHLPQAILADRGEMLSDNAESLIMNLGITVKNTPPFRADWKPLVERYFKLTNERTKSLLPGAVNTDFMQRGGRDYRLDAKLDLMQFTAIIIKCALFHNNHYRIDNYNKDEMMVADEVEPIPREIWNWGIANRMGKLRHVDEEVVKLNLMPTDNGVVTAKGIRFKGLFYSSKSSMKEQWFTKARSSGSWKVPVCYDPRNMNYIYIKKSATEFEKCYLLEYQTAFKGKYIEEIEYLMEWEKMQKAKSLDEGLQAKADLITEIETIVEGAKSKTNKELSLSTESDAQRKKNIRQNRQVEKEINRETEAFELDKQINDKSAEVISFNDIEEELPSNPLDLLRRKQREAFGKIRE is encoded by the coding sequence TTGGGAAATTCCAGTACGGATGCTATAGGACCTGGTTCGGTATTCCAAATTGATGCAACTGTGGCTGATGTATATTTGGTTTCCCGCTTTAATAGGACACATATTATTGGTAGACCGGTGTTGTATATCGTTCAGGATTGCTTTTCCAAACTAATTGTGGGGCTTTATGTAGGCCTTGAAGGACCTTCATGGCTTGGAGCAGCAATGGCTCTTGCAAACACTGCTGGAAACAAAGTCTCTTTTTGTAGTCAGTATGGTATAGATATTCAGGAAGAAGAGTGGCCTGTACATCATCTCCCTCAGGCAATTTTGGCAGACCGAGGGGAAATGCTTTCAGACAATGCAGAGAGTTTGATTATGAATCTTGGGATTACGGTAAAGAATACCCCGCCTTTCAGGGCTGACTGGAAGCCGTTAGTAGAAAGATATTTTAAATTGACCAATGAGCGTACAAAATCATTACTTCCTGGAGCGGTAAATACAGATTTTATGCAGCGAGGCGGGAGAGATTACAGGCTTGATGCGAAACTTGATTTAATGCAATTTACTGCCATTATTATAAAATGTGCGTTATTCCACAACAACCATTATCGTATTGACAATTACAACAAAGATGAAATGATGGTGGCAGACGAAGTGGAGCCTATTCCAAGAGAAATATGGAATTGGGGTATTGCTAACCGAATGGGAAAACTTCGGCATGTAGATGAGGAAGTCGTGAAACTTAACCTGATGCCCACAGATAACGGAGTGGTTACTGCAAAGGGGATACGGTTTAAGGGCTTATTCTACAGTTCAAAGTCAAGCATGAAAGAACAGTGGTTCACAAAAGCCCGTAGCAGTGGAAGTTGGAAAGTGCCTGTATGTTATGACCCAAGAAACATGAATTACATATACATTAAGAAATCTGCCACCGAGTTTGAGAAATGCTACCTGCTGGAATATCAGACAGCCTTTAAGGGTAAGTACATCGAAGAAATTGAATACCTGATGGAGTGGGAAAAGATGCAAAAGGCTAAAAGTCTTGATGAGGGATTGCAGGCCAAGGCAGATTTAATAACAGAAATAGAAACAATAGTTGAAGGGGCAAAAAGCAAGACAAATAAAGAACTTTCACTATCAACAGAAAGCGATGCACAAAGGAAGAAAAATATACGGCAAAACAGGCAGGTTGAAAAGGAGATAAACCGGGAGACAGAGGCTTTTGAATTAGACAAGCAAATTAATGATAAGAGTGCAGAGGTAATCTCTTTTAATGATATTGAGGAGGAATTACCATCTAATCCTCTTGACTTGCTGAGAAGAAAACAGAGAGAGGCGTTTGGGAAGATTAGGGAATAA
- a CDS encoding ATP-binding protein, whose protein sequence is MGKVAIPNGVEGEEAVYREQIIREYSGNPFIEALPPIYAPEEVVEKLAVYPYYSEEERNLDAHYRIHLTQKLFQCFQPLPQHLDLESRISRVIRQGYLPRNPISKEYVISLKDGYRAVQNCDINANQQFRTTACGFTIIGVSGMGKSVSVNRVLSMYPQVIVHSRYKGQGFSFYQLVWLKLDCPFDGSVKGLCIDFFNKVDQLMGTDFYRKVANSKKPVDYMLTLMCQVVRNTGLGLLIIDEVQHLCGARGLGDERMLNFFVTLVNTAGVPIILIATPKAMSILQSEFRQARRGSGQGDMVWERLQYDENFEILLDSLWQYQWTRKESILTKSMRELLYEESQGIIDIICKIIVMAQTIAISTGKEQVDEKLIQQVAREHLQLVRPMILALKSGNIREIAKYSDICTAEIDYGKLVNQEKLPVEMRMRIRAIKEQKEKREKENKTSKMEQALYKLAELGIDVAKARKAVEAVFEAEGHNIDEGQLVIKAIQVLSGNTTEKKSKKVKTTPKSENDLRYIVEEGRNQGKSAYDALKDKGYIKGERNDTLFKAV, encoded by the coding sequence ATGGGAAAAGTGGCAATACCTAATGGTGTGGAGGGGGAAGAGGCAGTATACAGGGAGCAAATAATAAGAGAATATTCAGGAAATCCTTTTATAGAGGCACTTCCTCCTATTTATGCTCCTGAAGAAGTGGTCGAGAAGTTGGCTGTTTATCCGTATTACAGTGAAGAAGAACGGAATCTCGATGCACACTACAGGATACATCTTACCCAAAAACTTTTTCAGTGTTTTCAGCCTCTACCCCAGCATTTAGATTTAGAAAGCAGGATTTCAAGAGTCATACGGCAGGGATACTTACCGAGGAACCCTATAAGTAAAGAATATGTAATAAGTTTAAAGGATGGATATAGGGCTGTACAGAATTGCGACATTAATGCCAATCAGCAGTTTAGGACAACTGCTTGTGGTTTTACTATCATTGGCGTATCAGGTATGGGAAAGTCTGTGTCGGTCAATAGGGTTCTATCTATGTATCCGCAGGTTATTGTACACAGCAGGTATAAGGGGCAGGGATTCAGTTTCTACCAGTTGGTGTGGCTAAAGTTGGATTGCCCCTTCGATGGCAGTGTGAAAGGGCTTTGCATTGACTTTTTTAACAAAGTGGACCAACTAATGGGGACTGATTTTTACAGGAAGGTTGCTAACTCAAAGAAGCCTGTCGACTATATGCTGACGCTTATGTGTCAGGTGGTAAGAAATACTGGGCTAGGCTTGCTTATTATCGATGAAGTCCAGCATCTGTGCGGGGCAAGAGGCCTTGGCGATGAAAGGATGCTTAACTTTTTTGTAACTCTTGTCAATACCGCAGGAGTACCTATTATATTAATAGCAACTCCCAAGGCTATGTCAATTTTACAGAGTGAATTCCGACAGGCAAGAAGGGGTTCAGGCCAGGGGGATATGGTGTGGGAAAGGTTACAGTATGATGAAAACTTTGAAATACTGCTGGATTCCCTTTGGCAGTATCAGTGGACGAGGAAAGAAAGCATATTAACAAAGAGCATGCGAGAATTGTTGTATGAAGAATCTCAGGGAATAATTGATATAATCTGTAAAATCATTGTCATGGCACAAACTATTGCAATTTCCACTGGAAAAGAGCAGGTTGATGAAAAATTAATACAACAAGTAGCAAGAGAACATCTCCAATTGGTTAGACCGATGATTTTAGCGTTGAAATCGGGGAACATTAGGGAGATTGCTAAATATTCTGATATTTGCACGGCTGAGATTGACTATGGCAAGTTAGTGAATCAGGAGAAACTGCCAGTAGAAATGCGGATGAGAATAAGGGCAATAAAGGAGCAAAAGGAAAAAAGGGAAAAGGAAAATAAAACTTCAAAAATGGAACAGGCTCTTTACAAGTTAGCGGAACTTGGTATTGATGTTGCAAAAGCCAGAAAAGCCGTTGAAGCAGTGTTTGAAGCAGAAGGCCATAATATAGATGAAGGACAACTTGTTATAAAAGCGATTCAGGTTCTTTCAGGAAACACAACGGAAAAGAAGTCTAAAAAAGTGAAGACTACTCCGAAATCAGAAAATGACTTGCGCTATATTGTGGAGGAAGGTAGAAATCAGGGGAAATCGGCATATGATGCGCTAAAGGACAAGGGATATATCAAAGGAGAGAGGAATGACACTTTGTTCAAGGCGGTGTAA
- a CDS encoding TnsD family Tn7-like transposition protein: MMHFFPTPYPDEILYSVLARYSVRCGITSYQTIMESIFGKCSSRAVMEMPFNLNSLVSNLPVNCPYTADDLIYNHTLYPFFTAFLPKERAEEVKQLMLSEGGSKIYGKAGIIGSRIPLNQYLRFCPKCFEEEQKLYGEGYWHRLHQIPFVMVCPIHKAILHNSTVLVRGHNPQAYVPADADNCINNELLYFKPETIEKFVLIAQDARLLLENRYPYKPFKWFAKQYLERFKELGYANVNGKVYWEQVKRDFINFYGLEFLNAVYSNVWDKEQGRWLKEVTHSDAKAVYPIRHLMLARFLGIGVEELFIKELNYRPFGEGPWVCLNPAADHFLEPVIKDVEIKYRRRNKNTNGFFRCPCGYEYMETVTREQGERGKGRRRFVRVVEYGHVWKAKAHELHESGVSIQEIAVRLNADISTVRKYISEKGQEKSKKLVERNSVASAEFEVKRQYHREKWLQIVRENPDKGRLELRRLGKYTCTWLCRNDREWWEKNTPAKKYVQAYSNVDWEIRDKEILQHVKQTVQEILESDEKPQRISLRLIKTKSGLKSFDLQLDKLPLTKSFINSVIEAPMELHKRRIQWAIDKLNEEGKALTVTNITAMTGVGNRYRKQVVEEIKRVLGELGER, from the coding sequence ATGATGCATTTTTTTCCAACCCCATATCCTGATGAAATCCTTTATAGTGTATTGGCACGCTATAGTGTTCGCTGTGGGATTACAAGTTATCAAACTATCATGGAGAGCATATTTGGAAAGTGTAGTTCCAGGGCTGTAATGGAAATGCCTTTTAATTTGAATTCGCTGGTATCTAACCTACCTGTGAATTGTCCTTATACTGCTGATGATTTGATTTATAATCATACTCTGTACCCATTCTTTACTGCATTTCTTCCAAAAGAACGGGCAGAAGAAGTAAAACAATTAATGCTGTCTGAAGGTGGAAGCAAAATTTATGGTAAAGCAGGTATTATCGGCAGTAGGATTCCACTAAACCAATATTTAAGATTTTGTCCCAAATGCTTCGAAGAAGAGCAGAAATTGTATGGTGAAGGATATTGGCACAGGTTGCATCAGATACCCTTTGTAATGGTGTGTCCTATACATAAAGCGATTCTTCATAATAGTACTGTTTTAGTGCGGGGTCATAATCCACAAGCCTATGTACCTGCTGACGCTGATAACTGCATTAATAATGAATTACTTTATTTCAAACCTGAAACGATAGAGAAGTTTGTACTCATTGCTCAAGATGCAAGATTATTGCTTGAGAACCGGTATCCATATAAGCCGTTTAAATGGTTTGCCAAACAGTATTTAGAACGGTTTAAGGAATTAGGATATGCTAATGTAAATGGTAAAGTGTATTGGGAACAAGTAAAAAGGGATTTTATAAATTTCTACGGACTTGAGTTTCTGAATGCTGTCTATTCAAATGTATGGGATAAGGAACAGGGAAGGTGGCTGAAGGAAGTTACGCACAGCGATGCGAAGGCAGTGTATCCAATTCGGCACCTGATGCTGGCAAGATTTTTAGGAATAGGAGTAGAAGAACTTTTTATAAAAGAGTTAAATTACAGACCTTTCGGAGAAGGACCTTGGGTATGTCTTAATCCTGCTGCTGACCACTTTCTTGAACCTGTAATAAAAGACGTAGAAATAAAGTATAGGCGTAGAAATAAGAACACTAATGGTTTTTTCAGATGTCCCTGCGGATATGAATATATGGAAACAGTTACAAGAGAACAAGGAGAAAGGGGTAAGGGGCGGCGCAGATTTGTCAGGGTTGTAGAGTATGGACATGTATGGAAGGCTAAGGCTCATGAATTGCATGAAAGTGGAGTAAGTATTCAGGAAATTGCAGTAAGACTTAATGCAGATATTAGTACTGTAAGAAAGTATATTTCTGAAAAAGGACAGGAAAAAAGCAAAAAGTTAGTAGAACGTAATAGTGTTGCTTCTGCGGAGTTTGAAGTAAAAAGACAGTATCACAGGGAAAAGTGGCTTCAGATAGTCAGGGAAAATCCAGACAAAGGCAGACTTGAATTACGGAGGCTGGGTAAATATACCTGTACCTGGTTATGCAGGAATGATAGGGAGTGGTGGGAGAAAAATACTCCTGCAAAGAAATACGTTCAGGCTTACAGTAATGTTGATTGGGAAATTAGGGACAAGGAAATCTTACAGCATGTTAAGCAAACTGTTCAGGAAATATTAGAAAGTGATGAAAAACCTCAGAGAATCAGCCTGCGGTTGATTAAAACTAAGTCAGGACTTAAGAGTTTCGATTTGCAACTAGATAAATTACCACTAACCAAGTCATTCATCAATTCTGTTATAGAGGCTCCTATGGAATTGCACAAGAGGCGTATACAATGGGCAATTGATAAACTTAATGAAGAAGGCAAGGCATTGACTGTTACTAATATTACTGCCATGACAGGTGTAGGTAATAGATATAGGAAGCAGGTTGTGGAAGAGATTAAGAGGGTGTTAGGGGAGTTGGGTGAAAGGTAG